ACGGCGTGGAACGGCTCGTGGCACGTGACCCCGAGGCGCTGATCCTGGCCGAGCGGGACGGGGAACTGGTCGGCACGGTGATCGCGGGCTTCGACGGCTGGCGCTGCCATCTGTACCGGCTGGCGGTGCACCCGGAGCGGCGCCGCCAGGGCATCGGCTCGGCGCTGCTCACGGCCGCGGAGGAGCGGTTCGTACGGCTGGGCGGGCGCCGCGCGGACGCGATGGTGCTGGTCCGCAACGAGACGGGGCAGCATGCGTGGCGGGCCGCCGGGTACGCGCCCGAGGAGAAGTGGCGGCGCTGGGTGAAGCACCTCACCGACTGATCGGGGAAGCACCTCACCGTCCGGCCGCCCTTTGCCGGTCCTTTAACATTGGGGGACCACTCGGTCCTCCAAGGAAAGGTGTGAGCGTCCGCCCATGGGCGAGCCTCCCAGTAGTACGCGAGATCGCGCGATCCCCCGCACCCTGTCCGATCATGGGA
Above is a window of Streptomyces sp. NBC_00490 DNA encoding:
- a CDS encoding GNAT family N-acetyltransferase, whose translation is MTELHLRAAAPADLDAVLAFWKISAEGTSISDDRDGVERLVARDPEALILAERDGELVGTVIAGFDGWRCHLYRLAVHPERRRQGIGSALLTAAEERFVRLGGRRADAMVLVRNETGQHAWRAAGYAPEEKWRRWVKHLTD